The Rhabdothermincola salaria genome segment GGCCACCAGGACCGACCCCCCGGGCATGACCACGGACTGATCGGACTGATCGGGAGTTCTCACCCCCGAAACGTTCCCGACACGCAGCCTCCGTACCGTCCTGCCTCGCCGGCTCTACGCCGGTCCGTCTCGCTCCGCCGCACGCGGTCGGGATGTCACCGCGTGAAGGGAACGACCGATGACTGGACAGGCCACCCGGCAACGGGCGATCGATGCCGTGACCGCGTACGTCACGCCGAACGGCGGAGCCGTCGGCACCGACGCTCCCGGTGAGATCTTCGGCCAGAACGTGTTCTCGCGATCGGTGATGCAGAAGCGCCTCCCGAAGACCGTGTTCGCGTCGGTGCTGGCCACCATCGAGCACGGGGACCGGCTCGACCACACCGTGGCCGATGTCGTGGCCTCGGCCATGAAGGACTGGGCCCTGGAGAAGGGGGCCACCCACTACGCCCACGTCTTCTACCCGCTCACCGGCCTCACCGCCGAGAAGCACGACAGCTTCCTCGAACCCGACGGCTCCGGTGGCTCCATCGCCGAGTTCGCCGGCAAGACCCTCGTGCAGGGCGAGCCGGACGCATCGTCCTTCCCGAACGGCGGCTTGCGCCAGACCTTCGAGGCGCGCGGCTACACCGCATGGGACGTCACCAGCCCGGCCTACATCCTGGAGAACCCCAACGGGAACACGCTGTGCATCCCCACGGTCTTCATCTCCTGGACCGGTGAGGCCCTCGACAAGAAGACCCCGCTGCTGCGCTCCCAGCAGGCCATGGGCGCCCAGGCCAAGCGGATCCTGTCGCTGTTCGGCCACGACGAGATCTCGACGGTGTCGTCGTTCGCCGGCGCCGAGCAGGAGTACTTCCTGGTCGATCGCCACTTCCTGTTCGCCCGCCCCGACCTGATGGCATCGGGTCGAACCCTCTTCGGCGCCCCGTCCCCGAAGGGCCAGGAGTTCGACGACCACTACTTCGGTGCCATCCCCGAGCGGGTGCTGGCCTTCATGCTCGAAGCCGAACAGGAGCTCTTCAAGCTCGGCATCCCCGCCAAGACCCGCCACAACGAGGTGGCGCCGGGCCAGTTCGAGATCGCCCCGGTCTTCGAGAAGGCCAACATCGCCACCGACCACCAACAGCTCCTCATGGTCACCCTGCGCAAGGTGGCCCAGGCGTACGGCATGGAGTGCCTGCTGCACGAGAAGCCCTTCGCCGGCGTGAACGGCTCGGGCAAGCACGTGAACTTCTCGCTCGGGAACGCCACCCAGGGCAACCTGCTCAACCCCGGCGACACCCCCCACGAGAACGCGCAGTTCCTCGTGTTCTGCGCGGCGGTCATCCGCGGGGTGCACCTCTACGGCGGTCTGCTGCGCTCCGTGGTGGCGTCGGCCTCCAACGACCACCGTCTCGGCGCCAACGAGGCCCCGCCGGCCATCATCTCCATCTTCCTGGGAGACCAGCTGGCCGACGTGTTCGACCAGATCGCCAAGGGCGGCGCCACGGCATCGAGGGAGAAGGGGACCCTCATCATCGGCGTGGACACCCTCCCGGAGCTGCCGTCGGACCCGGGCGACCGCAATCGCACCAGCCCCTTCGCCTTCACCGGCAACCGCTTCGAGTTCCGCGCCCCGGGATCGGCGCAGTCCATCGCCGGTCCGATGGTCGCCATCAACACGATCATGGCCGATTCGCTCGACTTCATCGCCACCGAGATCGAGTCGGCGATGGCCGACGGCGCCGAGTTCAACGTGGCGGTGCAGAAGGTGCTCGAGGGCATCATCACCGATCACGGCAGCGTGGTGTTCAACGGCGACGGCTACTCCGACGACTGGCAGGTGGAAGCGGCGGCACGAGGGCTGAAGAACCTGCGCACCACCGTCGACGCCCTGCCGGAGCTCGACAGCCCCGAGGTCCGGGACCTCTTCGCTCGCTACGGCGTGCTGAACGAGCGTGAGCTGGCCAGCCGCTACGAGGTCTACCTCGAGCACTACCACCTGAGCGTGGCCGTGGAGGCCAAGAGCTCCCTCGAGGTGGCCAAGACGATCATCCTGCCCGCCGCCCTGCGCTACCAGGGCGAGCTGGCCGCCGGCCACGCCAGCCTGAAGGCCCTCGGCTACGACGTCGACACCACGCTGCTCGATGCCGTCCTCGCCCACGCCGCCCAGCTCACGGACGGCATCGCCGCCCTCGAGTCGGCGCTGGCCCACGACACCGCGCTGGGGTCCCTCGAGGAGGCGACGTACGCACGCGACGTCCTCCTCGAGGCCATGGGCGAGATCCGCCAGGCCGCCGACCTGCTCGAGACGATGGTCGCCGATGACCTCTGGCCGCTGCCGACCTACCAGGAGATGCTCTTCATCCTCTGACCGGAACGCACGGGCGACGCGTGAGGACTCGCGCCTCAGCGATCGGAAGACGTCGAGGCAGCGACGAGGCCGGCCTGCCAGCCGGGGGCGCGGCCGTCGCCCGGAGGACGGAGCCCGCTGACGTCGACGCCGGCGCGGACGAGTGCCCACGACACCAGCGAGTTGGAGTTCCACATGTCGCCGGCGCCGAGTTCGTCGCGCCCCCAGACCAGCGCCGGAGCGTCACGCACGGCCTCGACGACGCGCCGGGCCCGCAGTGGGCCCTGGGTCACCCGGACCGGGCCCCCGACGGCCGCCGCCAGGTCCGGGATCGTGCCGCCGGGCCAGCACCGGACCTCGTAGCGGAACAGTCGCGAGCGCCCCAGGACCCTCGCTCCGACCGCACCCTCGGCCACCACCCCTCGCTCGCCGCGGGTGACCCACACGGGTGCCACCTCCACGCTGATCGAGTTCCCGTCGACGTGGATCTCGAGGGCGGAGTGGTACAGGGGGCGGCGGGGGCGGCGGGCCCGAGCCGCCGACGCGGCCTCGTAGGCTCGCCCGCTCCAGCGCACCAGGCCGCCCCCCGCCCCCGCACCGAGGGGGATCCAGTACAGGTCGACCCCGTCGGTCACCTCCACGGCGGAGTGCCTCGGGTCGAGGCTGCCGTCGCAACCCCGGGCGAGGGCGCTCGACCGGCGACTCGACCGTCAGTCATCGTCCGCGTCGTGGAGGGCCTGGGCCACGGGCAGGGACACGGTCCACTCCTCGGCCGGGAGGTGGTGCTGGCGGGTCCAGGCCACGGTGAGGGGGTCGCTGCCGAGCAGCTCCAGTCGGTCGCCGCCCAGCTCCGGGTGGCGCAGGTACAGACCCACCCGGCGGGTGAAGCCTCCCGCCTTGCACCACCCGCGGATCACCGCCGGATCGCGGCCGACGGCCTTGCCGGCGAGGGTGGCGACCACCCGACCGTAGGTGCGCAGGCGGGCGTCGAGCTTGCCCACGTCGTGCAGGAGCGCGGCCGCCAGCACGGGCCGGGTGGCCTCGACCCCGAGGGCTCGTTCCACCCGCCGGGCGACGGCCGCCGAATGGCGCCGGTCCGGACCCGACAGGCTGGACCACAGCTCCCACTCCGCCCCGGTGAGCTGGGTCCGGACCCACTCGCGCTCGGACGCGGCAGGACCGCCGGGGCGCAGGCTGGTGAAGAAGCGCGTGGCGAGGTGGACCGACGAAGCCATGGGGGTCTCAGTCTGGCGTGGCCCCGGCGTGGCCGCTCCCTCTCAGGAGCGCGCCGGGGCCGTCGACCGCACCGCTCAGCCGGCGTGCTCGATGCAGAACCGCGTGGCCGGCATGGCCTCGAGGCGGGCCTCACCGATGGGGTTCCCGCACACCTCGCAGGCCCCGTAGGTGCCGTCGTCGAGACGGGCCAACGCCTTCTCCACGTCGTCGAGCTGCTCGCGCAGCCGCGACGCCAGGGCCTGCGCCTCGCCCTGCTCGGCCGACACCGCGGCGGAGTCGGCGAAGTTCTCGTCGACGATGCCGCTCTCGCCCTCGACGCCCAGATCCTGGATCTGGACCTCGACCTGGGCCCGCGTCTCCTCGAGCACCCCCCGGACGTCGCCGGGGACAGGAGCCGCCGTCTCGCCGGAGGAATCGGGGGTCATGGTGCCACCGGTGTCGGTCATCCGACCACGGTAGCGGGACCGCGCCTCGCCGCCGTGTCAGTTCGCTCGGGCCGCCGGGGGCAGCGACCTCACGAGGGGGCGCCGCGGCGGGCGCGAGGGTGAGCGGCGTCGTAGGCGGCGAAGAGCCGATCGGTGGAGATGAGGGTGTACACCTGCGTCGTGCTGATCGAGGCATGCCCGAGCAGCTCCTGCACGGCGCGGATGTCGGCGCCGTGGTCGAGCATGTGCGTCGCGCACGAGTGGCGCAGCACGTGGGGGGTGAGACGCTCGCCCAGACCGGCGGCATCGCCGTGGCCACGCACGATGGACCAGGCCCCCTGGCGCCCGAGCCGTCCCCCGCGCTGGTTCAGGAACACCGCCTCGGCGTCGCCTCGCCGCTTCCACTGTTCGGGGGCCATCTCCGGGCGCCCCCCCGGCGCCAACCAGTCGGCCAGGGCCAGTCGCGCCATCCGCCCGAGGGGCACCACCCGCTCCTTGGCGCCCTTGCCGAACAGCCGGACCAGGGAGCCGTCGAGGTCGACGTCGCCCAGGCGGAGCCCGCATGCCTCGGAGATGCGGGCCCCGGTGCCGTAGAGCACCTCCACGAGGGCCCGATCACGACGAGCTACGGCATCGTCGCCCGTGACCGCGTCGAGCAACGCCCCGATCTCGGCCTCGGTCAGGGCCTTCGGCAGCCCGGCCGGGACCCGGGGGGACTCCACCGCGGCCGACGGGTCGTTGTCGGCCAGGCCCTCCTCGGTGCGGAAGCGGTAGAGGGAGCGCACCGCCACCATCGCCCGAGCCACCGAGGACGGGGCCAGCCCTCGACCTCTCAGATGGCCCACGTAGGCGTCGAGCTCGCCGGGGCCCACGGCGTCGAGGCCCAGCCCCCGGTGCCATGACCAGGCCCAGAAGGCCCGCAGATCGCGACGGTAGGCGGCGAGGGTGTTGGCGGATCGGCCCCGCTCGGCGCTCAACCAGGTGAGGAACTCCTCGACGTCGAGCGGGAGCGGCGGTACCGGCGGGTCCTCGACGGCCGGCTCCACCGGCTCGCGCCCGGCCGTCACGAGGGCCGCCCGGCCACCCACTCACGAGCGAGGGTGAGCCCGATCACGGTCTTGGCGTCGATCAAGCGACGCTCGGCGATCAGGCGGGGGACGTCGGCGAGGGCGACGCGCTCGACGGTCATGTGCTGCTCCTCGAGGCCCTGGCGATCGTCGTCGACGCCGCGCAGGCCGGTGGCCAGGAACACGTAGGAGTACTCGTCGCTGAATCCCGCCGAGTTGACGAACTCGGCGAGGGGCTCGAGTCGATCCGCCACGAGGCCGACCTCCTCGACCAGCTCCCGGCGTGCGGTGACCTCGGGGGGCTCGTCGGCCACGTCGCGCTTCCCGGCCGGGATCTCGAGCAGCTCCCGGTCGAGGGCGGCGCGGTACTGGCGGACGAGGCTCACCGTGCCGTCGTCGTGCAACGCCACCACGGACACGGCGCCCGGGTGTCGGACGATCTCGCGTGTGAACGTCGAGCCGTCCGGGGCCCGATAGCGCCCGATCACCAGCGAGATCACATGGCCCTCGTGCAGGACCTCGTCGGCGAGGTGGGCGAAGCCGGGCGCTGGCCCGCCGGGTCCGACGTCGTGCGCGTCGTGCGCGTCGTCCACGTCAGGCCGTGGCGGGCGACGACGACGAGGCCGGTGGCTCGGCGTCGAGATCGGGAAGGTGCGGGTTGCGCCCCTCGGCGCGGGCCAGCGCCGCATCGATGAAGTCCCGGAAGAGCGGCGCCGGCCGCTCGGGGCGGCTCTTGAACTCCGGGTGGGCCTGGGTGCCGACCCAGAACGGGTGGCCCTCGAGCTCGATGAACTCGACCAACCGACCGTCGGGCGACGTGCCCGAGCACACGAAGCCGCTGCCCTCGAAGCGGCTGCGGTACCGCGGGTTGAACTCGTAGCGATGCCGATGTCGCTCCGAGACGACCTCTCGGCCGTAGGCGCGGGCGACCTGGGAGCCGGGCAGGAGCTCGGCCACGTAGGCCCCCAGCCGCATGGTGCCGCCCTTCTCGGTGACGTCACGCTGGTTGTCCATGATGTCGATCACCGGGTGGGCGCTGGTGGGGTCGAACTCGCTGGAGTTGGCGCCGGTGAGGCCCAGCACGTTGCGGGCGAACTCGATGGTCATGACCTGCATGCCGAGGCACAGGCCCAGGCAGGGGATCTGGTGCTCGCGGGCGTAGCCGGCCGCCGCCACCTTGCCCTCGACGCCTCGTTCGCCGAAGCCCCCCGGGATCACGATGCCGTCGAGGTCACGGAGGCGGCCATCCGCGAGCAGCCCCTCGGCGTCCTCGGCCTGGATCCACTCGACCTCCGCCTTGGCCCCGTGGAAGAAGCCACCGTGGTTCAGCGCCTCCACCACCGAGAGGTAGGCGTCGGGCAGGCTCACGTACTTGCCGATGAGCCCGATCCGGACGGGCGTGGAGGCCCTCTCGACCCGGTCGACCAGGATCTCCCACTCCGAGAGGTCGATGTCGAGCTCGGTGAACCCGAAGTGCTGGCACACGACGGCGTCGAGGCCCTCGTCGTGCATGATCAGCGGGATCTCGTACAGGCTGCGGGCATCGGCCGCGTTGACCACGGCATCGACGGGCACGTCGCAGAGGTTCGAGATCTTGCGCTTGAGCTCCGATGAGATGGCCGTCTCGCTGCGGCACACGATGGCGTCGGGCTGGATGCCGCGGCTGCGCAGTTCGGTGACGGAGTGCTGGGTGGGCTTGGTCTTCTGCTCGCCGGCCGGCCCGATGAACGGCACCAGCGTGACGTGGACGTACAGCACGTTCTCGCGACCCACGTCGAGGCGGAACTGCCGGATGGCCTCGAGGAAGGGCAGGATCTCGATGTCGCCGACGGTGCCGCCGATCTCGGTGATGACCACGTCGACGTCGTCGCCCGCGAGGCGGGTGATGCGCCGCTTGATCTCGTCGGTGATGTGGGGGATCACCTGGACGGTCTTGCCCAGGTAGTCGCCGCGACGTTCGGCGGCGATCACCGCCGAGTAGATCGAGCCGGTCGTGGCGTTGGAGTCCCGGCTGAGCGATTCGTCGATGAAGCGCTCGTAGTGGCCGAGGTCGAGGTCGGTCTCGCCACCGTCGTCGGTGACGTAGACCTCGCCGTGCTCGAACGGGTTCATCGTCCCGGGGTCGACGTTGAGGTAGGGGTCGAGCTTCTGCATGGTGATGCGCAGACCCCGACTCTTCAGCAGCCGCCCGAGCGACGAGGCGGTGAGCCCCTTGCCCAGCGACGAAGCCACGCCACCGGTCACGAAGATGTGCTTGGTCATCGAGGAGACCTCCCGGCGGCGGCGTTCACGTCGGGAGCGCAGGCTAGCCCGATCCCGTGCCTCGACCTGGTGATGGCGCGGTGACGTCCGACCGCCGGGTGACGTCGTCGAGGAGCTCGCGGGCGTGCTGGCGGGCCGTCGCCGAGTCAGGGCTGCCCGAGAGCATGCGGGCCAGCTCGGTGACCCTCTCCTCGCCCCGGGCCGGCGCCACGGTCGTGCGGGTGGTGTCACCGTGCACGACCTTGTCCACCACGACCTGGGCGTGGGCCCACGACGCCACCTGGGCCAGGTGGGTGACGACCAGGACCTGATGGTCGTCCCCGAGCGACGCCAGGCTGCGCCCCACGGCCAGCGCCGCCGCCCCACCGATGCCGGCGTCGACCTCGTCGAACACCAGCACGGGCGGCCCCTCGGAGAGCACGAGTCGCAGCGCCAGCATGGCGCGGGCCAACTCCCCGCCCGAGGCCACCTTGGCCAGCGGCTGCAGCGCCATGCCGGGGTTGGCGGCGAAGCGGAAGGTCACCTCACGGCCGGCGGGCCCCGACACGTCGACCTCGACCCGAGCCTTGCCGAGGGCCAGGTCGGGGAGCTGGGACTCGACCGCGGCGGCCAGTCCGGGGGCGGCGGCCCGACGGGCGGCCGCCACCTCTTCCTCGGCCTCGGCCAGGGCCCGGCGAGCCGCTTCGGCCTCGGCGTCGAGCCGGGCGGCCAGCTCGTCGTGGCCTTCGAGCTCGGCCAGACGAGCGGCGGCGTCGTCCCGCCAGGCCATGACCTCGGCCAGGGTGTCGCCGTACTTGCGCTTCAGGTCGACCAGCAGCTGGCGTCGCTCACGAACCGTGGCCTGTCGCTCGGGGTCGTCCTCGATCTGCTCGCCGCGTGAGCGCAGCTCCACCGCCAGGTCGGTGACCTCGGCGACGGCGGCGGCGAGACGGGCATCGAGGTCCTCGAACGGTCCACGATCGGCCACGGCGGCGACGGCCTCGCCGAGTGCGTCGGTGGCCCCCCGATCGCCGGTGAGCGCCTCCAGGGCTCGCGCCGCCGCCTCACGATGGGCGACGGCGTCGCCCAGCCGGTCCTCGTCGGCGGCCAGGACCGCTTCCTCGTCGGGGTCGGTCAGCCGGGCGGCGTCGAGCTCGGCGACCTGGAAGCGCAGCAGGTCGATCTCGCGGGCTCGTTCACGAGCATCGCCTCCGAGGGCGCCCAGGCGCTCCTGGAGCGCAGCCAGCTCCTTGCGGGCGCCACGGAGCGGCTCGAGATCGACGCCGGCGAAGCGGTCGAGGGCCCGCCGTTGCACCGATGGGGCCAGAAGCGACTGGTGATCGTGCTGGCCGTGCAGGTCCACGAGGACCGCGCCCCTCTCGGCCAGCTCGGCCAGGGTGGCCAGACGGCCGTCCACGTAGGCCCTGGTCCGCCCTTTGGCCGGGACGACACGCCGCAGCACGACCTCGTCGTCGCCGGAGACGAAGCGACCCTCGACCACGGCCTCGCTGGCTCCGGGCCGCACCATCGTCGTCTCGGCCCGGCCGCCCACCAACAGCTCGATGGCGGTCACCACCAGCGTCTTGCCCGCTCCGGTCTCGCCCGTCACCGCCGTCATGCCCGACCCGAGGACGAGCGAGAGCTCGTCGATGACGCCCAGATCGCTGACCCGCAGCTCCAGCAGCATCAGCGGTCCGCCAGGCCGAACTTGGCCTTGAGGATGGCGTGGAAGTCACGCGGCCCGAACACCACCAGGCGGGCGGTGTGCCCCGCCGCCCGGCAGGTGACGGTGTCCCCCGGAGCCAACTCGCAGAGGCTGTGCCCGTCGACGACGAGGGCGGCGGATCGCGGTTCGCCGACGGTGAGGCCGACGACGGCGTCGTCGTCGAGCACCAGCGTGCGGTCGAAGAGCATGTGGGGCGACACCGGGGTCAACAGCAGCGCCCGGTGGGTGGGATCGACGATGGGCCCGCGGGCCGAGAAGGCATAGGCGGTGGAACCGGTGGGGGTGGCCACGATCAGCGCGTCGGCGGCGTAGGGGGTGAAGCGGGCGCGGTCGAGCTCGACGTCGATGCGCACGGTGTGGCCGCTCGTCGTCTTCTCGAGCACGACCTCGTTGAGGGCGACGACTTCGCGAACCGGCTCGCCGGCCTGGCGCACCGTCGCCGCCAACAGCATGCGGTGCTCCACCCGGAAGTCGCCGGCGAGCACCCGCTCGAGTGCCGCCTGCACGCCGTCGGGCTCGACGTCGGTGAGGTAGCCGAGGTGCCCGAAGTTCACCCCCACGACGGGGACGTCGGAGCGGGCCACGAGCGAGACCGTGCGCAGCATCGTCCCGTCCCCCCCGAGGCTCAGGGCCACGTCGGCACCCGCGGCGAGGTCGCGGTCGTCGACCGCCAGCTCGGGGCGGCCGATGCGGTCGGCGTCCTCGGTCGGCACCCGCACGTCGTGACCGAGACCCCGGAGCCAGTCGATGGTGGTCGCCGCGACCTCTGCCGCCCGGGGGCGATCGTGGTGCACGACGACGGCGACGACGGCCACGGTTCAGCCGCTCCCTTCGGCGGGCGCGGCCACGGCCTCGCCGACGGCGGCGTCGAGGACCTCGCCCAGCGCGGTGCCCGCCACCGGCGCCCGACCGGCCAGCGACGCGTCGGCACCGGCGCCGGGGGCGCGGCCGGCGACCACGAACTCGACGTTGCCGTCGGCACCGGTGAGCGGAGAGGCCATCGCCCCCATGATGGTCGCGCCACGATCGATGAGGGCGCCGGCGACCTCGTCGAGCACCCGTCGCCACACGAGCGGGTCCGAGATGACCCCTCGCCCACGGTTCGCCTCGGCTCGCCCGGCCTCGAACTGCGGCTTGACCAACAGCACGTACGCACCACCCGGTCGCACCACGGCGAAGATGGGGTCGAGCACCAGTCGCAAGGAGATGAAGGACAGGTCGCCGACCGCCACGTCGACGGGCTCGCCCACGACCGCCGGGTCGAGGATGCGCAGGTTGGTGCGCTCGAGGTTGTGCACCCGGGGGTCGGCCCGGAGCCGCTCGTGCAACTGGTTGTGGCCGACGTCGACGGCCACGACCTCCTTGGCCCCGTGCTGGAGGACGCAGTCCGTGAACCCCCCGGTGGAGGCGCCCGCGTCGAGCACCCGCGCCCCGGACACGACGTCGGCGAGGTCGAAGCGGTCGACCGCGCCCGCCAGCTTCTCCCCCGCCCGGCTGACGTAGCGTGGGCCGGGGCCGTGCACCACGACCGCTTCGCCGGCACCGACCAGGCGCGCCGCCTTGACCGCCGGAGCACCGCCGACCGTCACGCGACCGGCTTCGATCTCGGCTCGGGCCCGCTCGCGACTGGCCGCCAGGCCTCGCCGGACCATCTCGGCATCGAGGCGCCGCCGGGTGCTCACGACCACCTCGAGGAGGTCAGCTGGACGACCCACTCCGGCGTTCGGACGCGGCCAGCGCCGCCGGCTCGGTCACCGCGACGTCACCGTCACCGCCGGACGCCGCGCCCTTCTTCGTGGGCTTGCCGGTCGGCTTCTTCGACGCCTTCTTGGCGGCCTTCTTGGCGGCCTTCTTGGCCGCCTTCTTCGACGTCTTGGCGGTGGACGCCTTGGCCGAGGCCTTGGCCAGCTTGCGGACCTCGGCCGCCAGGGCGTCGACCTTCTTCTCCAGGCGATCGACGTCGGCCCGCGTCGCCAGTCCCATGGCGTTGAGCTGGTTGCGCACCTGGGTCTCGACCACCTCGCCCACCCGCTCGGTGTTCTCGCGGCTGCGGTCGCGCACCTCGTCGACCGCCTTGGCCAGCGTCTTCGACTGGTCGTCGACCAGCTTGGCCAGCTGCTTGGTCTGGCGGTCGGTCGTCTTGGTCACGTCGCGGACGAGATCGTCGACCGCCTTGGTGACCTGCTTGGACTGGCGGTCGGTCGCCTGCGACACGTCGCGGAGCAGACCCTCCACCCGCTTCTGGCCCTTCTCGGTGACGTCCCTGCCGACATCGATCGCCCTGGAGATCGGGTCCTGCTTGGCCATGATCACTCCTCGTGGCTGGCTCGGGACACCTCGTCGAAGACGGGCGGACGCCCACCTCGAGAGCCCGCCAGGAGGCTACCGCTCGGCGTCGGAGATGTCCCTGACCAACGCCGCCAGGTCGGCCGCCACGTGATCAGGGGTGGGTCGTACCGGGAGGTCGGCCGCGGTCGTCACCCCCGAGAGGACCAGCCCGAAGCGGTAGCCGAGCGTGCGGGCGAACCACCCGTCGGTGTCGGGTCGGTCCCCCACCACGATCCCGTCCGGACCGAGGCGATGGCGCACCAGGTCGGCGATGGGATCGTGGGGCTTGCCCGCCACCACGGGCGCCACCCCGGCCGCGGTGGCGATGCCGGCGAGGATCGATCCGCCCCCGGGGATCGGCCCATCCGGCGTGGGATAGGTGGCGTCGTCGTTGCTGGCCAGGAGCCGGGCACCGCCGCGCACCGCCCAGGCCGCCGCCGTCATCCGGTGGTAGTCGAAGTCTC includes the following:
- a CDS encoding glutamine synthetase III; the encoded protein is MTGQATRQRAIDAVTAYVTPNGGAVGTDAPGEIFGQNVFSRSVMQKRLPKTVFASVLATIEHGDRLDHTVADVVASAMKDWALEKGATHYAHVFYPLTGLTAEKHDSFLEPDGSGGSIAEFAGKTLVQGEPDASSFPNGGLRQTFEARGYTAWDVTSPAYILENPNGNTLCIPTVFISWTGEALDKKTPLLRSQQAMGAQAKRILSLFGHDEISTVSSFAGAEQEYFLVDRHFLFARPDLMASGRTLFGAPSPKGQEFDDHYFGAIPERVLAFMLEAEQELFKLGIPAKTRHNEVAPGQFEIAPVFEKANIATDHQQLLMVTLRKVAQAYGMECLLHEKPFAGVNGSGKHVNFSLGNATQGNLLNPGDTPHENAQFLVFCAAVIRGVHLYGGLLRSVVASASNDHRLGANEAPPAIISIFLGDQLADVFDQIAKGGATASREKGTLIIGVDTLPELPSDPGDRNRTSPFAFTGNRFEFRAPGSAQSIAGPMVAINTIMADSLDFIATEIESAMADGAEFNVAVQKVLEGIITDHGSVVFNGDGYSDDWQVEAAARGLKNLRTTVDALPELDSPEVRDLFARYGVLNERELASRYEVYLEHYHLSVAVEAKSSLEVAKTIILPAALRYQGELAAGHASLKALGYDVDTTLLDAVLAHAAQLTDGIAALESALAHDTALGSLEEATYARDVLLEAMGEIRQAADLLETMVADDLWPLPTYQEMLFIL
- a CDS encoding TraR/DksA family transcriptional regulator, coding for MTDTGGTMTPDSSGETAAPVPGDVRGVLEETRAQVEVQIQDLGVEGESGIVDENFADSAAVSAEQGEAQALASRLREQLDDVEKALARLDDGTYGACEVCGNPIGEARLEAMPATRFCIEHAG
- a CDS encoding site-specific tyrosine recombinase; this encodes MGGRAALVTAGREPVEPAVEDPPVPPLPLDVEEFLTWLSAERGRSANTLAAYRRDLRAFWAWSWHRGLGLDAVGPGELDAYVGHLRGRGLAPSSVARAMVAVRSLYRFRTEEGLADNDPSAAVESPRVPAGLPKALTEAEIGALLDAVTGDDAVARRDRALVEVLYGTGARISEACGLRLGDVDLDGSLVRLFGKGAKERVVPLGRMARLALADWLAPGGRPEMAPEQWKRRGDAEAVFLNQRGGRLGRQGAWSIVRGHGDAAGLGERLTPHVLRHSCATHMLDHGADIRAVQELLGHASISTTQVYTLISTDRLFAAYDAAHPRARRGAPS
- a CDS encoding NUDIX domain-containing protein, with amino-acid sequence MDDAHDAHDVGPGGPAPGFAHLADEVLHEGHVISLVIGRYRAPDGSTFTREIVRHPGAVSVVALHDDGTVSLVRQYRAALDRELLEIPAGKRDVADEPPEVTARRELVEEVGLVADRLEPLAEFVNSAGFSDEYSYVFLATGLRGVDDDRQGLEEQHMTVERVALADVPRLIAERRLIDAKTVIGLTLAREWVAGRPS
- a CDS encoding CTP synthase, which gives rise to MTKHIFVTGGVASSLGKGLTASSLGRLLKSRGLRITMQKLDPYLNVDPGTMNPFEHGEVYVTDDGGETDLDLGHYERFIDESLSRDSNATTGSIYSAVIAAERRGDYLGKTVQVIPHITDEIKRRITRLAGDDVDVVITEIGGTVGDIEILPFLEAIRQFRLDVGRENVLYVHVTLVPFIGPAGEQKTKPTQHSVTELRSRGIQPDAIVCRSETAISSELKRKISNLCDVPVDAVVNAADARSLYEIPLIMHDEGLDAVVCQHFGFTELDIDLSEWEILVDRVERASTPVRIGLIGKYVSLPDAYLSVVEALNHGGFFHGAKAEVEWIQAEDAEGLLADGRLRDLDGIVIPGGFGERGVEGKVAAAGYAREHQIPCLGLCLGMQVMTIEFARNVLGLTGANSSEFDPTSAHPVIDIMDNQRDVTEKGGTMRLGAYVAELLPGSQVARAYGREVVSERHRHRYEFNPRYRSRFEGSGFVCSGTSPDGRLVEFIELEGHPFWVGTQAHPEFKSRPERPAPLFRDFIDAALARAEGRNPHLPDLDAEPPASSSSPATA
- the recN gene encoding DNA repair protein RecN, with the protein product MLLELRVSDLGVIDELSLVLGSGMTAVTGETGAGKTLVVTAIELLVGGRAETTMVRPGASEAVVEGRFVSGDDEVVLRRVVPAKGRTRAYVDGRLATLAELAERGAVLVDLHGQHDHQSLLAPSVQRRALDRFAGVDLEPLRGARKELAALQERLGALGGDARERAREIDLLRFQVAELDAARLTDPDEEAVLAADEDRLGDAVAHREAAARALEALTGDRGATDALGEAVAAVADRGPFEDLDARLAAAVAEVTDLAVELRSRGEQIEDDPERQATVRERRQLLVDLKRKYGDTLAEVMAWRDDAAARLAELEGHDELAARLDAEAEAARRALAEAEEEVAAARRAAAPGLAAAVESQLPDLALGKARVEVDVSGPAGREVTFRFAANPGMALQPLAKVASGGELARAMLALRLVLSEGPPVLVFDEVDAGIGGAAALAVGRSLASLGDDHQVLVVTHLAQVASWAHAQVVVDKVVHGDTTRTTVAPARGEERVTELARMLSGSPDSATARQHARELLDDVTRRSDVTAPSPGRGTGSG
- a CDS encoding NAD(+)/NADH kinase, encoding MAVVAVVVHHDRPRAAEVAATTIDWLRGLGHDVRVPTEDADRIGRPELAVDDRDLAAGADVALSLGGDGTMLRTVSLVARSDVPVVGVNFGHLGYLTDVEPDGVQAALERVLAGDFRVEHRMLLAATVRQAGEPVREVVALNEVVLEKTTSGHTVRIDVELDRARFTPYAADALIVATPTGSTAYAFSARGPIVDPTHRALLLTPVSPHMLFDRTLVLDDDAVVGLTVGEPRSAALVVDGHSLCELAPGDTVTCRAAGHTARLVVFGPRDFHAILKAKFGLADR
- a CDS encoding TlyA family RNA methyltransferase — translated: MSTRRRLDAEMVRRGLAASRERARAEIEAGRVTVGGAPAVKAARLVGAGEAVVVHGPGPRYVSRAGEKLAGAVDRFDLADVVSGARVLDAGASTGGFTDCVLQHGAKEVVAVDVGHNQLHERLRADPRVHNLERTNLRILDPAVVGEPVDVAVGDLSFISLRLVLDPIFAVVRPGGAYVLLVKPQFEAGRAEANRGRGVISDPLVWRRVLDEVAGALIDRGATIMGAMASPLTGADGNVEFVVAGRAPGAGADASLAGRAPVAGTALGEVLDAAVGEAVAAPAEGSG
- a CDS encoding phasin family protein, producing the protein MAKQDPISRAIDVGRDVTEKGQKRVEGLLRDVSQATDRQSKQVTKAVDDLVRDVTKTTDRQTKQLAKLVDDQSKTLAKAVDEVRDRSRENTERVGEVVETQVRNQLNAMGLATRADVDRLEKKVDALAAEVRKLAKASAKASTAKTSKKAAKKAAKKAAKKASKKPTGKPTKKGAASGGDGDVAVTEPAALAASERRSGSSS
- a CDS encoding HAD-IIA family hydrolase, giving the protein MAWVFDLDGVIWLGAEPIPGAAEAVTEVVRSGAGVAFVTNNSFGRRVDVEDKLARQGIEAHGSVVTSAMAVASLVAPAERVLACGGPGLREELAGRGADVVDAATLVASVARPGPKGVIEAVTATGPFDAVVVGYHRDFDYHRMTAAAWAVRGGARLLASNDDATYPTPDGPIPGGGSILAGIATAAGVAPVVAGKPHDPIADLVRHRLGPDGIVVGDRPDTDGWFARTLGYRFGLVLSGVTTAADLPVRPTPDHVAADLAALVRDISDAER